The sequence CCCCACAACTCGTCCAAGAAGGGTTGGATCTGATTCAAATTCCGCGTCATCGCTTGTCCAGTCCGTGATCAGATGCCTGGTTTCAAGAATATCTGGCCTGTTATAGGTATTAAACAGTTTTTCGAGAAATAGCTTTGCATTTATTTTTTTAATGTCAAGTTGCAGTTCGTTATTTTCTGCTGCTAAAAGCTGTCTGTGTGCGTTTATTTCATCAACTATCCTTTCAGACAAAAAGGAAATTCTACCCAGAAATTCATTTTTAAGTTCTACGTCCTCTTTGCTTTCTGACTCAATGAGCTGGGAAAAGCCCCTTAGAGCAACAGCTGTATTCATTATGTCATGGAGAAATATTCTTTCCAGGAAAAGTTTCTTTTTTTCTTCTGCTATATTGACAAGCACAAGGAAGGTAAATGGCTCTCCATTGACTTTTATGGGGGTTGCCCATGCCCTTAGATCAAGAGCCTCTTCTCCCTCAGCAGTTTTAGTTGTTATTCTGCACTCATCAACCTTGAATCTCTCTTTCTGGCTTTCAAGTATTGAATTGACAGCGCCGCAATATCTGCAGAATGATGATGTGCCGCATCCGCCTGGATTTATATTTGAATGCTTGCAGCTCAAAAGCTCTCCCATTCTCATTCCCATGGCCTTATCAGGATCTTTCAGGCCCGAGGCCTCAAGTGTGCTTTTGTTTATGTATACAATCTGTCTGTTTTTATTCAGGATCATAACCATATCAGGGATATGGTGCATGAGTTCATCCATAAAAAAATGTCCATTGAAGAAAGCGCTCTGTCTTATGATTTCTTCAATTGTACTTTTTTCAGGAGAAGCA is a genomic window of Desulforegula conservatrix Mb1Pa containing:
- a CDS encoding PAS domain-containing sensor histidine kinase yields the protein MKKKLKQNQPQSVKSIILEKRHIMLEIITEFASPEKSTIEEIIRQSAFFNGHFFMDELMHHIPDMVMILNKNRQIVYINKSTLEASGLKDPDKAMGMRMGELLSCKHSNINPGGCGTSSFCRYCGAVNSILESQKERFKVDECRITTKTAEGEEALDLRAWATPIKVNGEPFTFLVLVNIAEEKKKLFLERIFLHDIMNTAVALRGFSQLIESESKEDVELKNEFLGRISFLSERIVDEINAHRQLLAAENNELQLDIKKINAKLFLEKLFNTYNRPDILETRHLITDWTSDDAEFESDPTLLGRVVGNMIKNAIEASVPGETITMGCRKDDESIFFWIHNNTYMPENIRLQVFKRSFSTKGTGRGLGTYSMKYLTDKYLKGSISFSTSEPEGTVFEAQYPLAFCKAQ